One window of the Daphnia pulex isolate KAP4 chromosome 8, ASM2113471v1 genome contains the following:
- the LOC124200138 gene encoding jmjC domain-containing histone demethylation protein 1-like isoform X1: protein MSEVEDNSLPHSVAKKQRKSNRRRGRTSQRKRGGRSQNSDLDDDDDLDLELAFSSLPSFSLDLKLTTDKFENLFVQEMQGKDFTMGYVQKNGFSTPLLFKDKSGLDMKVPKSDFSVGDVRQCVGSRRMVDVMEVATQRNLEMTMKEWQQYYESPNKDRLLNVISLEFSHTKLEHMVHPPSTVSLLDWVEVMWPRALRMLQKESTNSMDDMWYPKVQKYCLMSVAGCYTDFHIDFGGTSVWYHIIRGSKVFWLIPPTERNLQLYEQWTLSGKQSDIFFGDLVEKCGRVHLVAGNTFLIPSGWIHAVYTPSDSLVFGGNFLHSFAIENQLRIAQLEDSTRVPAKFRFPFYTEMLWYVLERYVYTLLGKDHLDFSQLQQGQTHIEKVTPSQPQHVHLTASELHGLRAIVLYLHSLAPTRKNVPDLLVNPVALIQDVRTLVEQHRKDQTHLAITGVPVVRVAQPANSKSKKPLPTSFNTTPIKVEHSVSSTSRSSVLQTKPSCSSSQVSVIVKREFVENKVEQVIPKNDVLSPIIIKKEEPAEESNEPYEALVSETKFSPHKMESPFPHLRDQLRQQQQLEMAKKVRQPIVALARPSTISHIDSKTQRRKASGILLGQLSDKLELILRPELLIPVFQYLSIGELLVCMRVCRSWNRYSIDPSLWKLMDLSHRQLTPIVLAGIIRRQPRCLVMDWSSFSHQQCAWLMDRLPHLTTLSIQGCNASVLAALKLPSVSPTSFNRALQPKLTVLDLSWVSGLNDILIEKTILPASAHRLSNLKQLALAGSQLTDQSLVAVASSFPALDNLCLAYCLQFTSHGLRAMLMTNNGQLSRIDLMGCTQLLSFDYPTLQKELCSNNPRLCLPDDITSDSQPIHRCFRLSLPTLHN, encoded by the exons ATGTCGGAAGTGGAAGACAATTCGCTTCCTCACTCAGtagcaaaaaaacaaagaaaaagtaacCGTAGAAGGGGACGCACATCACAA AGAAAACGTGGAGGACGAAGTCAAAACTCAGATttagacgatgatgatgacttggATCTTGAACTGGCATTTAGCTCTCTTCCATCCTTCAGTCTTGATCTTAAACTTACAACGGAtaagtttgaaaatttgtttgttcaagAGATGCAAGGAAAGG ATTTTACCATGGGATATGTTCAAAAGAATGGTTTCAGTACCCCTTTATTATTCAAAGATAAGTCAGGGCTGGATATGAAAGTTCCAAAATCTGATTTTTCTGTTGGAGATGTTAGACAGTGTGTTG GTTCAAGAAGAATGGTGGATGTAATGGAAGTTGCTACTCAAAGGAATTTGGAAATGACTATGAAAGAATGGCAGCAGTACTATGAAAGCCCCAATAAAGATCGCTTATTGAATGTCATTAGCCTAGAGTTTTCCCACACAAAACTCGAACACATGGTCCATCCTCCTTCAACa GTTAGTCTTCTTGACTGGGTTGAGGTCATGTGGCCTCGGGCTTTGAGAATGCTTCAAAAAGAATCGACTAACTCAATGGACGATATGTGGTATCCCAAAGTTCAGAAATATTGCTTGATGAGCGTCGCTGGGTGTTACACAGATTTTCATATCGACTTTGGTGGCACTTCAGTCTGGTATCACATTATCAGGGGTTCTAAG GTTTTCTGGTTGATACCTCCGACGGAACGTAATCTACAGTTGTACGAACAATGGACTTTATCCGGCAAGCAGAgcgacattttttttggtgATCTGGTCGAGAAATGTGGTCGTGTACATTTGGTGGCTGGCAACACTTTCCTCATTCCCTCAGGCTGGATTCATGCAGTTTACACACCATCAGATTCTCTTGTATTCGGTGGCAATTTTCTTCATAGCTTTGccattgaaaatcaattgcggATAGCGCAATTGGAAGACAGCACTCGCGTACCTGCTAAATTTCGTTTCCCATTTTATacg GAAATGCTTTGGTACGTCCTCGAAAGATACGTCTACACTTTATTGGGGAAAGACCACCTGGATTTTTCTCAGCTTCAACAA ggaCAGACGCATATCGAAAAAGTTACACCAAGCCAACCGCAACACGTCCACTTAACAGCCAGTGAATTACATGGCCTTCGAGCGATTGTGCTCTATTTACATTCACTAGCTCCAACACGCAAGAACGTTCCTGATTTGCTTGTGAACCCCGTCGCCCTAATCCAAGACGTCCGGACTTTAGTTGAACAACACAGAAAAGATCAAACCCACTTAGCTATAACAGGGGTTCCTGTTGTAAGGGTTGCACAACCGGCCAACTCTAAAAGCAAGAAACCTCTTCCTACTTCATTCAACACCACACCTATTAAAGTAGAACACAGTGTTTCTTCAACTTCACGTTCATCAGTTCTCCAAACCAAACCCAGCTGTTCAAGTTCGCAAGTTTCCGTTATTGTGAAAAGAGAATTTGTTGAAAACAAGGTGGAACAAGTAATTCCTAAGAACGATGTGCTGTCACCAATCATTATCAAGAAAGAGGAGCCGGCAGAGGAATCAAATGAACCCTATGAGGCACTTGTGTCAGAAACAAAGTTCTCTCCACATAAAATGGAATCCCCCTTCCCTCACCTGCGGGATCAACtcaggcaacaacaacaattggaGATGGCTAAAAAAGTGCGGCAGCCTATCGTTGCGTTAGCGCGACCATCTACCATTAGCCACATTGATTCAAAAACACAGAGGAGAAAAGCTTCCGGAATTTTGCTAGGCCAACTGTCGGATAAGCTAGAATTGATTCTGCGACCTGAATTACTCATACCAGTATTTCAATACCTGTCGATTGGTGAACTACTGGTTTGCATGCGGGTTTGCCGATCATGGAATCGATATTCTATCGATCCTTCACTATGGAAGTTAATGGATCTCTCACACCGGCAGCTAACTCCTATCGTGTTGGCCGGAATAATCCGCCGCCAGCCTAGGTGTTTGGTGATGGATTGGTCCTCCTTTTCACATCAACAATGTGCATGGCTAATGGATCGTTTGCCTCACCTCACAACACTTAGCATTCAAGGCTGTAACGCAAGCGTCCTTGCTGCTTTAAAACTTCCGTCAGTGTCGCCAACTTCTTTCAACCGAGCTCTTCAGCCTAAATTGACAGTTCTCGATCTCAGCTGGGTATCTGGCTTGAATGATATTTTGATTGAGAAAACTATCTTACCTGCATCCGCGCATCGACTGTCTAACTTAAAGCAGTTGGCTTTGGCTGGAAGTCAACTAACTGATCAATCTTTAGTGGCAGTTGCTTCCTCGTTCCCTGCCCTAGACAATTTGTGTTTAGCATATTGTTTACAATTTACTTCACATGGATTACGCGCAATGTTGATGACGAATAATGGACAATTGAGTCGCATTGATTTAATGGGCTGTACGCAATTGTTATCGTTTGACTATCCAACACTTCAAAAGGAACTTTGTTCGAATAATCCAAGGCTTTGTTTACCTGACGACATCACTAGCGACTCCCAGCCTATTCACCGCTGTTTTCGCTTAAGTTTACCTACTTTACATAATTAG
- the LOC124200144 gene encoding uncharacterized protein LOC124200144 produces the protein MASELCQNSEAITVHSTFKIKPSAKYTLCDGVVTILSLLLYVADIVTDIILGVKYLNAGYFEWGILTLVLSIVPSILIQCISLRWYKVDQTAVTLPMALSHFSLLGIVYRYADILNLLKSQQRAESHTNNQTLQLLCHYQSDVCLLRLFESFLESAPQLLLQLYVMHELDSWHPWTGISALGSLFSLAWGIASYARTMRNSREDKARITWIGLALQAAWRTGTMVSRIMALLVCASVIHLWFLLAITIHWVGMTLWTIKQKTDLCSTAWEERIYNAVVGVIYCFCFFNVKEGQSRQRAIVFYTVTATENAACVAIFLRFSQEHTDRLWFNTVAPTLIVVGFLLGHTSQLVYYRWFHPSGPIKFQSSSVASRIEENTRQERDTPEEQPALSFSPVFTIRTLKHMNRKFSGVSLASAVIEPVAVVTAKIESEIPLENNNPSQGNQPCTEKIEIHELQDPLTMESAGRRTGKSISDSRLLEVTSVADDAPMLKTKSEGHLQVWNWSCSNKAMPSQSFLFVNEFDSKSETSNTSVHDYENMVVLNVNRTDWGIRHWKSYSDIETSFHDNSVCKERDPLESSITSASSNDSSRFLPSGKLSIEDAIAQLKALAVHGHNVYQQPDLNASKLYDFIWNNENVSTIAGPIRVCPTLGHNLSIITEVSESNSTSSTRSKSSLVQTVDTIMDKSACDASLEDQHLTYVEISFLSKLSESSVESDISVELTPDGSQSKRPARRQFSIIRDKFEAKQSSAEKHEIKLNEVEKENIPTVSYSFSNQSEDSASPVHKSVQSRKKQSTLSPESRIFSQSALKR, from the exons ATGGCTAGTGAACTTTGTCAAAATTCAGAGGCCATTACTGTACATTCTACTTTTAAAATCAAACCCAGTGCAAAATATACATTGTGTGATGGTGTTGTTACTATTTTATCGTTGTTGCTTTATGTTGCAGACATCGTCACAG ATATTATCTTGGGTGTTAAATATCTGAATGCTGGATATTTTGAATGGGGAATTTTAACATTAGTGTTATCTATTGTACCATCTATTTTAATACAATGTATTAGTCTGCGATGGTATAAGGTTGATCAAACTGCTGTCACTTTACCAATGGCTCTTTCTCATTTCTCACTGCTTGGAATTGTTTATCG ATATGCTGACATTCtaaatttgttaaaatctCAACAACGTGCAGAATCCCATACCAACAATCAGACTTTGCAACTGTTGTGTCACTACCAAAGTGATGTTTGCTTGCTAAGgttatttgaatcttttttagAGTCAGCTCCCCAACTCCTACTTCAGTTGTATGTAATGCATGAGCTTGATTCATGGCATCCTTGGACTG GTATTTCTGCATTGGGTTCTTTATTCTCACTTGCTTGGGGTATAGCGTCATATGCCCGAACCATGCGAAATTCAAGGGAAGATAAAGCACGCATCACATGGATAGGTTTGGCTTTGCAAGCTGCATGGCGAACAGGCACAATGGTTTCACGGATCATGGCCTTGCTTGTATGTGCTTCTGTTATTCACTTGTGGTTCTTGCTTGCCATTACTATTCATTGGGTTGGAATGACGCTTTGGACAATCAAGCAAAAAACTGATTTATGTTCAACAGCTTGGGAAGAAAGAATTTATAATGCTGTAGTTGgtgttatttattgtttttgtttcttcaatgTTAAG GAAGGACAATCACGTCAGAGAGCCATAGTGTTTTACACAGTGACGGCCACGGAAAACGCAGCATGCGTTGCTATCTTTCTTCGATTTTCCCAAGAGCATACGGATCGTCTCTGGTTTAATACAGTCGCTCCCACtttgattgttgttggcttCTTGTTAG GTCATACCAGTCAACTAGTATATTACCGTTGGTTTCATCCTTCCGGTCCAATTAAATTTCAGTCCTCGTCAGTTGCTTCTCGCATAGAAGAG AATACTCGACAAGAAAGAGATACCCCCGAAGAACAACCCGCCCTTAGTTTCAGCCCTGTTTTCACAATAAGAACGCTCAAGCATATGAATCGCAAATTCTCAGGTGTCAG TTTGGCTTCGGCTGTTATAGAACCTGTAGCAGTGGTTACGGCTAAAATAGAATCCGAAATACCGCTTGAGAATAACAATCCATCTCAAGGCAATCAGCCGTGCacagagaaaatagaaatacaCGAATTGCAGGATCCATTGACCATGGAATCTGCTGGTCGTCGAACAGGAAAGTCTATTTCCGATTCGCGACTGCTGGAAGTCACTTCCGTTGCAGATGACGCTCCAATGCTTAAGACCAAATCAGAAGGACATCTTCAAGTTTGGAATTGGTCGTGCTCTAATAAAGCTATGCCATCGCAGTCATTTCTTTTCGTAAACGAGTTCGATTCAAAAAGCGAAACTTCGAACACCTCAGTTCACGATTATGAAAACATGGTTGTTCTTAATGTTAACCGCACTGATTGGGGCATCCGTCATTGGAAAAGTTATTCGGACATTGAAACAAGCTTTCACGATAATAGCGTTTGCAAG GAAAGAGATCCGCTGGAATCATCCATAACTTCAGCGTCGTCGAATGATTCAAGTCGCTTCTTGCCTTCCGGTAAATTAAGTATAGAAGACGCTATTGCGCAATTAAAAGCTCTAGCTGTTCATGGCCACAATGTCTACCAGCAACCGGATTTGAATGCATCCAAGCTTTATGATTTCATATGGAACAATGAAAATGTCAGCACGATTGCTGGACCGATTCGAGTTTGTCCTACTTTGGGTCATAATCTAAGCATCATTACTGAAGTTAGCGAAAGTAATTCAACGTCGTCCACTAGATCTAAAAGTTCCCTTGTCCAAACGGTCGATACTATTATGGACAAAAGTGCATGCGATGCATCACTCGAGGACCAACACCTCACATACGTTGAGATAAGTTTTCTTTCAAAGCTTTCTGAATCTTCGGTGGAATCCGACATCTCTGTTGAACTTACACCCGATGGATCACAAAGCAAACGCCCAGCACGGCGACAGTTTTCAATCATTCGCGATAAATTTGAAGCGAAACAGTCAAGTGCTGAAAAGCACGAAATCAAGCTAAACGAAgtcgaaaaggaaaatattccTACAGtatcttattctttttcaa
- the LOC124200138 gene encoding jmjC domain-containing histone demethylation protein 1-like isoform X2, with the protein MGYVQKNGFSTPLLFKDKSGLDMKVPKSDFSVGDVRQCVGSRRMVDVMEVATQRNLEMTMKEWQQYYESPNKDRLLNVISLEFSHTKLEHMVHPPSTVSLLDWVEVMWPRALRMLQKESTNSMDDMWYPKVQKYCLMSVAGCYTDFHIDFGGTSVWYHIIRGSKVFWLIPPTERNLQLYEQWTLSGKQSDIFFGDLVEKCGRVHLVAGNTFLIPSGWIHAVYTPSDSLVFGGNFLHSFAIENQLRIAQLEDSTRVPAKFRFPFYTEMLWYVLERYVYTLLGKDHLDFSQLQQGQTHIEKVTPSQPQHVHLTASELHGLRAIVLYLHSLAPTRKNVPDLLVNPVALIQDVRTLVEQHRKDQTHLAITGVPVVRVAQPANSKSKKPLPTSFNTTPIKVEHSVSSTSRSSVLQTKPSCSSSQVSVIVKREFVENKVEQVIPKNDVLSPIIIKKEEPAEESNEPYEALVSETKFSPHKMESPFPHLRDQLRQQQQLEMAKKVRQPIVALARPSTISHIDSKTQRRKASGILLGQLSDKLELILRPELLIPVFQYLSIGELLVCMRVCRSWNRYSIDPSLWKLMDLSHRQLTPIVLAGIIRRQPRCLVMDWSSFSHQQCAWLMDRLPHLTTLSIQGCNASVLAALKLPSVSPTSFNRALQPKLTVLDLSWVSGLNDILIEKTILPASAHRLSNLKQLALAGSQLTDQSLVAVASSFPALDNLCLAYCLQFTSHGLRAMLMTNNGQLSRIDLMGCTQLLSFDYPTLQKELCSNNPRLCLPDDITSDSQPIHRCFRLSLPTLHN; encoded by the exons ATGGGATATGTTCAAAAGAATGGTTTCAGTACCCCTTTATTATTCAAAGATAAGTCAGGGCTGGATATGAAAGTTCCAAAATCTGATTTTTCTGTTGGAGATGTTAGACAGTGTGTTG GTTCAAGAAGAATGGTGGATGTAATGGAAGTTGCTACTCAAAGGAATTTGGAAATGACTATGAAAGAATGGCAGCAGTACTATGAAAGCCCCAATAAAGATCGCTTATTGAATGTCATTAGCCTAGAGTTTTCCCACACAAAACTCGAACACATGGTCCATCCTCCTTCAACa GTTAGTCTTCTTGACTGGGTTGAGGTCATGTGGCCTCGGGCTTTGAGAATGCTTCAAAAAGAATCGACTAACTCAATGGACGATATGTGGTATCCCAAAGTTCAGAAATATTGCTTGATGAGCGTCGCTGGGTGTTACACAGATTTTCATATCGACTTTGGTGGCACTTCAGTCTGGTATCACATTATCAGGGGTTCTAAG GTTTTCTGGTTGATACCTCCGACGGAACGTAATCTACAGTTGTACGAACAATGGACTTTATCCGGCAAGCAGAgcgacattttttttggtgATCTGGTCGAGAAATGTGGTCGTGTACATTTGGTGGCTGGCAACACTTTCCTCATTCCCTCAGGCTGGATTCATGCAGTTTACACACCATCAGATTCTCTTGTATTCGGTGGCAATTTTCTTCATAGCTTTGccattgaaaatcaattgcggATAGCGCAATTGGAAGACAGCACTCGCGTACCTGCTAAATTTCGTTTCCCATTTTATacg GAAATGCTTTGGTACGTCCTCGAAAGATACGTCTACACTTTATTGGGGAAAGACCACCTGGATTTTTCTCAGCTTCAACAA ggaCAGACGCATATCGAAAAAGTTACACCAAGCCAACCGCAACACGTCCACTTAACAGCCAGTGAATTACATGGCCTTCGAGCGATTGTGCTCTATTTACATTCACTAGCTCCAACACGCAAGAACGTTCCTGATTTGCTTGTGAACCCCGTCGCCCTAATCCAAGACGTCCGGACTTTAGTTGAACAACACAGAAAAGATCAAACCCACTTAGCTATAACAGGGGTTCCTGTTGTAAGGGTTGCACAACCGGCCAACTCTAAAAGCAAGAAACCTCTTCCTACTTCATTCAACACCACACCTATTAAAGTAGAACACAGTGTTTCTTCAACTTCACGTTCATCAGTTCTCCAAACCAAACCCAGCTGTTCAAGTTCGCAAGTTTCCGTTATTGTGAAAAGAGAATTTGTTGAAAACAAGGTGGAACAAGTAATTCCTAAGAACGATGTGCTGTCACCAATCATTATCAAGAAAGAGGAGCCGGCAGAGGAATCAAATGAACCCTATGAGGCACTTGTGTCAGAAACAAAGTTCTCTCCACATAAAATGGAATCCCCCTTCCCTCACCTGCGGGATCAACtcaggcaacaacaacaattggaGATGGCTAAAAAAGTGCGGCAGCCTATCGTTGCGTTAGCGCGACCATCTACCATTAGCCACATTGATTCAAAAACACAGAGGAGAAAAGCTTCCGGAATTTTGCTAGGCCAACTGTCGGATAAGCTAGAATTGATTCTGCGACCTGAATTACTCATACCAGTATTTCAATACCTGTCGATTGGTGAACTACTGGTTTGCATGCGGGTTTGCCGATCATGGAATCGATATTCTATCGATCCTTCACTATGGAAGTTAATGGATCTCTCACACCGGCAGCTAACTCCTATCGTGTTGGCCGGAATAATCCGCCGCCAGCCTAGGTGTTTGGTGATGGATTGGTCCTCCTTTTCACATCAACAATGTGCATGGCTAATGGATCGTTTGCCTCACCTCACAACACTTAGCATTCAAGGCTGTAACGCAAGCGTCCTTGCTGCTTTAAAACTTCCGTCAGTGTCGCCAACTTCTTTCAACCGAGCTCTTCAGCCTAAATTGACAGTTCTCGATCTCAGCTGGGTATCTGGCTTGAATGATATTTTGATTGAGAAAACTATCTTACCTGCATCCGCGCATCGACTGTCTAACTTAAAGCAGTTGGCTTTGGCTGGAAGTCAACTAACTGATCAATCTTTAGTGGCAGTTGCTTCCTCGTTCCCTGCCCTAGACAATTTGTGTTTAGCATATTGTTTACAATTTACTTCACATGGATTACGCGCAATGTTGATGACGAATAATGGACAATTGAGTCGCATTGATTTAATGGGCTGTACGCAATTGTTATCGTTTGACTATCCAACACTTCAAAAGGAACTTTGTTCGAATAATCCAAGGCTTTGTTTACCTGACGACATCACTAGCGACTCCCAGCCTATTCACCGCTGTTTTCGCTTAAGTTTACCTACTTTACATAATTAG
- the LOC124200145 gene encoding ankyrin repeat and zinc finger domain-containing protein 1-like, producing the protein MATCDSVNLGTVPRSEKKKRYIICNQQDVSEIWNGLVLCASKVKDEVFALEEPIKTTDQLLGEELHCRTCLISFTGNDDYRLHYRDDLHRYNLKLKLNGKPPISQDEFCEIEDGISSISGSDSEEDSSEGTLKASVGSPKIYFQNQAAQKMAVYRCLLHSKKKPPNSDTELLQLIQSLPKQNMWAIIMLGGGHFAAAIYQGADLIHHKTFHSYTVRAKQGGGQSSRDNKSGGGSHPKSAGASLRRYNEAAFAEHVQSLFISWCDVLKKCHFILYRAASSNQTIMFGGKNPFFDRSDPRLRSIPFPTRRATLNEVQRVWLHLATVELVDEEVAVEDDLTKVISTTQNLQLGEETSDDELKVLELQRAKRMKKKIVAKINSNIAVQPVEIIVDDKDLFPGEKDIIENIFLTIKRGNADLFDKEIDKLSEILDSYREEYHLDMTDVLNQRLGDDCETLLQRSAMVNKRANFVWKLMELGCDPSLSDASGRVPYMVASDKETRATFRRFMGAYPDRFDFIKAAIPSPLTDEIEKQKADKLAEKRKVQKQAKKEKKSIEKAKMEEEKRVQEELRKVEEEKRKIEEDKARFVALSDREKRALAAERRLLANASVTGLATPVLVRCFLCGLDISGKVPFEYNNNKFCSPPCLQKHRKLNVK; encoded by the exons ATGGCTACATGTGATTCAGTTAATTTAGGAACGGTACCTCgtagtgaaaaaaagaaaagatacaTTATTTGCAACCAACAAGACGTTTCGGAAATATGGAATGGACTGGTGCTGTGTGCATCGAAAGTCAAGGATGAAGTTTTTGCGCTCGAAG AACCAATCAAGACAACTGATCAGCTATTAGGTGAAGAACTACATTGCCGAACCTGCCTCATCAGTTTTACAGGAAATGATGACTATAGACTGCATTATAGGGATGATTTACACCGTTATAATCTAAAATTAAAGTTGAATGGAAAACCACCCATTAGCCAAGATGAATTCTGTGAAATTGAAGATGGAATATCCAGTATATCAGGTTCAGATAGTGAAGAAGATTCGTCTGAGGGAACACTCAAAGCATCTGTGGGAAGCCCtaaaatttactttcaaaATCAGGCAGCACAGAAAATGGCTGTATACCGTTGTTTGTTGCATTCAAAAAAG AAACCACCTAATAGTGACACAGAATTACTCCAGCTTATTCAGTCATTGCCAAAGCAAAACATGTGGGCTATAATTATGTTAGGAGGTGGTCATTTTGCTGCAGCAATTTACCAAG GAGCTGATTTGATTCACCACAAGACTTTTCATTCATACACTGTCAGAGCTAAGCAAGGTGGGGGTCAGTCTAGTAGGGATAACAAATCTGGAGGTGGCTCCCATCCAAAATCAGCAGGTGCCTCTCTTCGACGCTACAACGAAGCAGCCTTTGCAGAG caTGTTCAATCTTTGTTTATTTCCTGGTGCGATGTACTGAAAAAATGCCACTTTATTTTGTATCGGGCAGCAAGTTCGAACCAGACAATTATGTTTGGAGggaaaaatccattttttgaCCGAAGCGATCCACGATTAAGATCAATTCCTTTCCCTACAAGACGAGCTACTCTAAACGAAGTTCAAAGAGTTTGGTTGCATTTGGCAACGGTTGAACTAGTTG ATGAAGAAGTAGCTGTAGAAGATGATTTAACAAAGGTGATTTCAACGACACAGAATTTGCAGCTTGGCGAAGAAACAAGTGATGATGAACTAAAGGTCTTGGAACTTCAACGCgcaaaaagaatgaagaaaaaaattgtggcaAAAATCAATAGCAATATCGCTGTTCAACCTGTTGAAATAa tTGTTGATGACAAGGATCTTTTCCCTGGTGAAAAAGATATAATTGAGAACATTTTTCTTACTATCAAGCGAGGAAATGCTGATTTATTTGACAAGGAGATTGACAAATTGTCAGAGATTTTGGATTCGTATCGTGAAGAGTACCATCTGGATATGACAGATGTTTTGAATCAGAGGCTTGGCGACGATTGTGAAACTTTGCTTCAGCGATCAGCGATGGTCAACAAGCGGgctaattttgtttg GAAATTGATGGAGCTGGGATGTGACCCTTCTTTGAGCGATGCTTCCGGAAGAGTTCCTTACATGGTAGCATCAGATAAAGAAACGCGAGCAACGTTTCGCCGGTTTATGGGTGCTTATCCCGATCGATTTGATTTTATCAAAGCAGCGATTCCCTCACCTTTGACAGATGaaatagagaaacaaaaagcagATAAACTGGCCGAAAAGCGTAAAGTTCAGAAGCaggctaaaaaagaaaaaaagtctatCGAGAAAGctaaaatggaagaagaaaaacgagtaCAGGAGGAATTGCGTAaagttgaagaagagaaacgcAAAATTGAAGAAGACAAAGCTCGTTTTGTAGCGCTATCTGATAGAGAAAAG AGAGCTTTGGCTGCTGAACGACGATTATTAGCGAATGCATCAGTTACTGGATTGGCAACTCCAGTTTTGGTTCGTTGCTTCCTTTGTGGTTTGGATATCAGCGGCAAAGTTCCATTtgaatacaacaacaacaaattttgctCACCTCCGTGTTTGCAAAAGCATCGTAAACTAaatgtcaaataa